From Zea mays cultivar B73 chromosome 3, Zm-B73-REFERENCE-NAM-5.0, whole genome shotgun sequence:
GAGCCGAAATCTACTTCTAGATGACCCTCAGATTTGACTGTGCAATATAAGTTTGATCGTGCAATATAAGTTTGTAACCCTCAGATGAAGTAACCGTAGTGACTGCTGGTAGTGTTGAGTAATGACCAATTAGTGCCTAAACAATTTTTACCATGCTGCATATGTAACCCAACTCGTCCAAATACGAATGTTTCTCTCTTAATGTGGGATGCACATAAAACTTGTTTTCATATTTATGAGCTCAGTAAGCAAGTTCAGTTTTTTTTTACTGAGATACACTATTGTTCCACTGCAGGATGCAAGTTACCCTTCAGAACAACTCTTAATTTCTGGAGAAAAGGTGAACAATTACGTTCCTTGTAGATGCCTCCCCCCTCCTCATGTATGATTTGCAGTTGATTTCTCCATCATCCAAATCTCTGATGGTTTTTATATCAAGTTGCCCATATCCCTTTACTGTGCATGGTGTTTCATGCTGCCTCGTGTAACACAGGAAACACAGGACCAGATTTACTTTATAAAACAGATCGAATCATTGGGAAATGCTTGTGGAACTATTGCTCTACTCCATGCTGTTGGAAATGCATCTTCCAAAGTCAATTTAGGTGACCTAAAACGATTATATGCAGCACACAGAATTCTATAAGATGGTTGCAATCTTTCTTGTTCTCTCCTTGTTTCTGAATTGAATTAACCTATCTGGTCTTTTGTAGTGGAGAATTCATGCTTGGACTTGTTCTTCAAATCAACTGCTACCATGGATGACCCTCATGAGGTTCTTGTTTGTTTTCTCAAAATGCATTCTCATCACCAGGATAGCTTGAGCAGTCTTGCAGTTTTTTCCCTTACGCGGTTATGCCTCATGCTATGTTTTACAGCGTGCTGTGTGTCTGGAGAAGGATGATACAATGGCAAGGGCTCATTTACTTGCTGCCAATGATGGTGCCACTGAGGTACTGGTTTATTTGCATATGTGAACTGGAAATCAATCTGGAAAACATCAAAGAATAATAACTGTCGAACGTAAGGCTATGCACTAAATACAGTTCATGATGTTCCACTATATTTTTCTTTAGTTAGCATAGTTTCAAGGTCTGAGCTGAACTGTGCTGTGCTGTGTGCATTGACAACAAAGTAAAATCGTGAAGTTTAAATTTGCGATTCTATTTTATATAGATAGATGAAGCATTGTTATGGTTATTGTTTTCTTCAGCTGAAAATAGATAAATAATTTTGTTACAGGTCATACACATGAAATTCATTAGTGGGTTTCAATTTCAACTCGAGTTGTCCCAAACAAGGGAAAAATAATAGCCAATTTTTTCTCATCATTTTTTTGCACATTAAAAATCTTGTTTTGAAGTTTTGCTTTCTTTGCACTCCTATGATTACCTGTTCTTTTTTCTTATAGGGTATGAGCCCAGATGTTGCGACAGCCCCAAAGAGCAAAGGATGCCTGATGATTGGAGAATATAACAAGGTCGCCAAAAAGTGACCGTGGCGTTACCGAGGACGACGCTCGCCGTGGACCTGCAAAGCGGCATCGACGACCACCGACACCGGGGACGGGACCACGGGCACACCGGCGACATGAGGTACTTCATGAGCCCCTTCCAAAATCCCGATTTTTTCCTTTGATTTCAACCCTTCATTTTCCTCTGCTTCGTCCTCTGCTCCAATGCTTCAGGAATATAGATAGTCAGAAAAAACAGAAAATGAGCGGAGGGGAGGCatcaaaattccaaatccccagtTCCTCTACATATGGATCAGATTACTATGCATTGGCTTTCCCAAGTTAATTCCAAATATGTTCCTATCACTTCCCTTGCAATTTTAATTCTTGCAATGTTAATTTGGAAGCCATCTTACGACGACTACTACTACTCATGTGCACATTCTTTGCTACTGCTATTGCCCATTGTGCTGCATCTGCTACTGCATGGACTAGGGGGTTGGAGTTCATCCGTGGAGTTTATTTAGGCTATAGATGGCATACAGGCTTGCAATCTGGAGTTTATGAATGCTTTGCTCTGTTTTAGGCTAGGCCACAATTCATATTCTGTCGTGATGGTGTAGAAGATATATGCAACTCTAGATTGATGCTTCTAATAGTAGATCTGTTATACTAagtattttctctggttttataaaATTTGTAGAAAACACTTCTCTCTAGCCATCTATATCTTTTTAGCCGGTAACACTTTCATTTGAAATCATCAATCAAAGAGTATTATGTTTGGGTTCTCAAATTTTGAACCAGGTGACGTGAAATAAATTTCACATGGAAACGTGCTAGAATAGAAGGCAACAGACAGACTAGCATTTAAGCTTGTTATTGTGTCCATGGGACTCCATACTACTACTTGCTTGCATTGGACCTGAACTACAACTGTATAAATATGAGCAAGCTACAGGTTGTACTAGGCTGCTAGGTGGTGATTCACATCCGAATACACTTGCATTAGTTTGTTAGTGAGCTTCACGGTTACACTATGTGTATCAACATCTTCAACACTAAACTGAAAGTGCTCATTCCAGATAGGATTCAGATCGTTGTTCTATAAAGTAGTATAGGGAACACGACACCCAGTTATCTGCTACAAAAATTAGTGTATTGCCAAACCTCAAGAGTGTCTGAAATTTCAGGTACAACAAAAAATTCGCCACTAATGATCTTCAGTCTGAAATCTAGCTTTTTCTGACATAGCGCATGATTTGAGAAAAATAAATGAGATAACTAGGTTCAGGAGTTTATAATGAACCTCTAGAATCTATATGATATCCCCATGGACATTGGTTTCATTGGGATGCTGATGTCAATTATTATAGTTCTCCCACATTTCTTCATGTTGCTTGCTATAGATCAAAGGATTCTGATCATGATGCACTTGGCATAATTTCCCTGACTATAGTCCACTCTTATAATGGGATTATCTAATTTCTCAAATTCATTTGCAGGTAGCCAGATTATTATTTCAGTCGTGAGTGCTTCGACCACCGTCCAACATTGGGAGCATCGAGTTTGAGGTGACCTACCTCGACGACGACACATGTGTCACCCACCCACTCATAGCTCTTTGCAGCTGGCCATAGTTATAGGCGATGGTCTACACACCACCAAAACAGCAGCGCGAGCTGTCAGAAGCGTCTATCAGAAGCAAGTGCTCTGTCAGAAGCTACCCTCACACACCCGCACAGTTTCAAGCATTCCATAATAACAGAATTAAGTATGTAGTATATCTGAGTACTGATGCCTTACACATATTTTTTTGCAGGCTAAATTCACCTCCTTTTTGGTCCTAGGATTAAGGAAGAAATTGGTGGGTTTATTAATTTTGTATTTTCCAGAATACTATGAAGTCTGTATTATCTGTCAACCAGCTACAAGATGCAGATTTGTGTTTCTGATGATGTTGTTGCTGTTCAAAGAAGCCCTGCGATCCAAAGAAGCCCTTActgctttctcacttgttcttcatCTTGCACAGTCGAGCTCCCGCATCATGGCTCAGCCTTGAAGGAACAGATTTCTTCAACCAAGATTCCTGCCCGTCTCAAGAGTGGCAGCGGACTATGCTCG
This genomic window contains:
- the LOC103652392 gene encoding ubiquitin carboxyl-terminal hydrolase 3 isoform X1 yields the protein MSSVSKFSFFLLRYTIVPLQDASYPSEQLLISGEKVNNYVPCRCLPPPHETQDQIYFIKQIESLGNACGTIALLHAVGNASSKVNLVENSCLDLFFKSTATMDDPHERAVCLEKDDTMARAHLLAANDGATEVLVYLHM
- the LOC103652392 gene encoding ubiquitin carboxyl-terminal hydrolase 3 isoform X2 — encoded protein: MSSVSKFSFFLLRYTIVPLQDASYPSEQLLISGEKETQDQIYFIKQIESLGNACGTIALLHAVGNASSKVNLVENSCLDLFFKSTATMDDPHERAVCLEKDDTMARAHLLAANDGATEVLVYLHM